The Frondihabitans peucedani DNA window TCCATCGATCAGGCGGAGCCTTCCGAGACCGCGCAGGATCCCGCGGCGACCAGCGCCGTCCGCACCGATCCGCGCCGCCCCGGCCAGCCGGGCCCCGACTCCCGCGGCCCCGGTCACGCGGGTGCCTACGACGCCCCGCCGCCCACCGGACGCCCCGTCCCCGGGCCGCCTCCCCGAGCCGTCCGCGCGGGATCGTTCAACCGCTTCGCCACGTTCGTCCTACTGGCGTACGGCCTCTACTTCGTCATCCGCGGCGCCCTCGAGACCTCGCAGTTCGTGACGTCGTACGTGGAGGAGTTCCGCACGTTCGGCTACATCGAGGGCACGTTCCAGAGCGGGGCGACGCTGCACGCGGTCGCCGTCGTCAGCGCCGTGGGCTCGGTGGCGGCGTTCCTGCTCGTGGCGATCTTCGCGATCCGGCGCCTGCGCGCGGGAAAGCGCTCGTGGGTCGTGCTGCTGGTCGCCGGCCTGCTGGCGAACCTCATCACCGGGATCGCCGTCGTGTCGGTCCTGATGAACGACCCGTCGTTCGTCGGGCTCCCCGGCTAGCTCCGGTTCTTCGCCCGGCGGTGCTGCGGTGCCGCGGTGCCGCGCGTGGGCGGGTGCTCGCAGCAGTGGGCCGGCCTCCGGAGAGGCGCCCACTGCCACCAGCACCCGCCGAAGCGCGAGCAGCAGCCCGGGAGCTCAGCCCTGCGAGTGACCGAAGGACCCGAGCTCGCGCGTCGCCTCGACGACGCGCGCGGCCATGGCCGACTCGGCGATCTTGCCCCAGGAGCGCGGGTCGTAGGTCTTCTTGTTGCCGACCTCGCCGTCGACCTTGAGGAATCCGTCGTAGTTCTTCAGCACGGTGTCGGCGATCGAGCGCGAGAACGCGTACTGCGTGTCGGTGTCGATGTTCATCTTGACCACGCCGTTGGACACGGCCTCGGATATCTCCGCTGCCGACGAGCCGGAGCCGCCGTGGAAGACCAGCTCGAGCGGCTTCTCGGACGTTCCGAACCTCTCCTGGATGCCCTGCTGGATCTCGCCGAGGAGCTCCGGGCGCAGCTTGACGTTGCCGGGCTTGTAGACGCCGTGGACGTTGCCGAAGGTGAGGGCTGCGATGTAGCGGCCCTTCTCGCCGAGACCGAGCGCCTCGACGACGCGGGTCACGTCGCCGACCGTCGTGTAGAGGGCGTCGTTGGTGCCCTCGTGCTGGACGCCGTCCTCTTCGCCGCCGACGACGCCGATCTCGACCTCGAGGATCGCGTTGATGGCGCGGGTGCGCTTCAGCATGTCTTCGGCGATCGAGATGTTCTCGTCGAGCGGGACGGCGCTGCCGTCCCACATGTGCGACTGGAAGATCGGGTTGCGGCCCGCCTTCACCTCCTCCTCGGAGGCGGCGATGAGCGGCAGGACGAAGCCGTCGAGGGCGTCCTTCGGGCAGTGGTCGGTGTGGAGGGCCACCGTGATCGGGTAGTTCTTGGCCACCTCGGTCGCGAAGTGGGCGAAGGCGAGGGCGCCGGCGGCGCGGTTCTTGACGGTGTGCCCGGCGAAGTAGTCGGCGCCGCCCGTGGTCACCTGGATGATGCCGTCGGACCCGGCCTCGGTGAGGCCCTGGAGCACGGCGTTGATCGTCTGCGACGACGACACGTTGATGGCCGGATAGGCGAATCCCTGCGTCTTCGCTCGGTCGAGCATCTCTGCGTACTGCTCTGGGGTGGCGACGGGCATGACTTCTCCTTCGATGACGGGCGCGTTCGGACTCACTCTAGACGCGCGGCCGAGCGACCGACTGGAGACGGCCGCCGTGCACATGTGTGCAGCTCCGGAGGCCTGTCCGCGGGGTCTCTGGGAACTCGCCGCGAGTAAAGTCCAAGCCATGACCAACACGACCGGAACCCTGTTCACGCACCCCGACCGGAACCTCGGGATGGAGCTGGTGCGGGCCACGGAGGCCGCCGCGATCCGCGCGGCACCGTGGATCGGGCGCGGCGAGAAGAACCTCGCCGACGGCGCCGCGGTCGACGCGATGCGCAAGTTCCTCGGCACCGTCGACTTCGACGGCGTGGTCGTGATCGGCGAGGGCGAGAAGGACGCCGCCCCGATGCTCTACAACGGCGAGCACGTCGGGACCGGCAACGGCGCCTCGTTCGACATCGCCGTCGACCCGATCGACGGCACCTCGCTGACCGCCACCGGCCGCA harbors:
- a CDS encoding DUF6264 family protein, translating into MSDADPAPRYGERVDTDAAGVPRVEGRPAPGYGEYAPPGWVSPVASIDQAEPSETAQDPAATSAVRTDPRRPGQPGPDSRGPGHAGAYDAPPPTGRPVPGPPPRAVRAGSFNRFATFVLLAYGLYFVIRGALETSQFVTSYVEEFRTFGYIEGTFQSGATLHAVAVVSAVGSVAAFLLVAIFAIRRLRAGKRSWVVLLVAGLLANLITGIAVVSVLMNDPSFVGLPG
- a CDS encoding fructose-bisphosphatase class II; the protein is MTNTTGTLFTHPDRNLGMELVRATEAAAIRAAPWIGRGEKNLADGAAVDAMRKFLGTVDFDGVVVIGEGEKDAAPMLYNGEHVGTGNGASFDIAVDPIDGTSLTATGRMNAVSVIAVSDRGTMYDPSAVFYMDKIVTGPEGKGVIDLSRPIGDNIRALAEAKGIPVAEMQIAVLDRPRHKQLIADIRAAGAG
- the fbaA gene encoding class II fructose-bisphosphate aldolase, producing MPVATPEQYAEMLDRAKTQGFAYPAINVSSSQTINAVLQGLTEAGSDGIIQVTTGGADYFAGHTVKNRAAGALAFAHFATEVAKNYPITVALHTDHCPKDALDGFVLPLIAASEEEVKAGRNPIFQSHMWDGSAVPLDENISIAEDMLKRTRAINAILEVEIGVVGGEEDGVQHEGTNDALYTTVGDVTRVVEALGLGEKGRYIAALTFGNVHGVYKPGNVKLRPELLGEIQQGIQERFGTSEKPLELVFHGGSGSSAAEISEAVSNGVVKMNIDTDTQYAFSRSIADTVLKNYDGFLKVDGEVGNKKTYDPRSWGKIAESAMAARVVEATRELGSFGHSQG